One Phycisphaera mikurensis NBRC 102666 DNA window includes the following coding sequences:
- a CDS encoding DUF4190 domain-containing protein, translated as MDRRDEEFLSRRGLDDRFDRSEHAEREATRPGTSRLAIASLALGIVGLVTACFLVGVPIGVVAVVLGVVALFRVGRPGQRAGGRGLAVAGVVLGSITTLLAVAIGVAMVGPVVEITRSAVQQAEATQQARALAEAIQRATDDAGPGAARVTDPAALLAGGHLPDPAVFLTPSGPAAELPAGFAALPLEQQARFLRVHASLIPVPLPADASPDAIAVFSVPNLWPALEQLALAAPGQTAGTFVVATAGGSPRVEADADAVAASVRTSTGKRLAEVVADFRRGG; from the coding sequence ATGGACCGACGAGACGAAGAGTTCCTCAGCCGACGCGGCCTCGATGACCGCTTCGACCGCTCCGAGCACGCGGAGCGGGAGGCGACGCGGCCGGGCACCTCCCGCCTCGCGATCGCGTCGCTGGCGCTGGGGATCGTCGGGCTCGTGACCGCCTGCTTCCTCGTGGGCGTGCCGATCGGGGTTGTCGCCGTCGTGCTGGGGGTGGTGGCGCTCTTCCGCGTCGGCCGCCCGGGCCAGCGGGCCGGCGGGCGGGGCCTCGCCGTCGCGGGCGTCGTGCTGGGCTCCATCACGACGCTGCTGGCGGTCGCGATCGGGGTGGCCATGGTGGGGCCGGTGGTCGAGATCACCCGCTCGGCGGTGCAGCAGGCCGAAGCCACGCAGCAGGCCCGCGCCCTGGCCGAAGCGATCCAGCGGGCCACCGACGACGCCGGCCCCGGCGCGGCCCGGGTGACCGACCCGGCCGCCCTGCTCGCGGGCGGGCACCTCCCCGATCCCGCGGTGTTCCTCACGCCCAGCGGGCCGGCGGCCGAGCTGCCGGCCGGCTTCGCCGCCCTCCCGCTGGAGCAGCAGGCACGCTTCCTCCGCGTCCACGCCAGCCTGATCCCGGTGCCGCTGCCCGCCGACGCATCGCCCGACGCCATCGCGGTCTTCAGCGTCCCGAACCTCTGGCCGGCCCTCGAGCAGCTCGCTCTCGCGGCCCCGGGGCAGACGGCCGGCACCTTCGTCGTGGCCACCGCCGGGGGCTCGCCCCGGGTGGAAGCCGACGCCGACGCGGTCGCCGCGAGCGTGCGGACCTCCACCGGGAAGCGGCTGGCCGAGGTCGTCGCGGACTTCCGCCGCGGCGGGTGA
- a CDS encoding RsmB/NOP family class I SAM-dependent RNA methyltransferase, whose protein sequence is MREAGFPEAWIQRLPGLVPAERLQAAAEHFLAPRPVALRVNTLRLEPRTAAAALARDGLPAEPVAWSAAAFTVDPRRRALLVRHPLVEQGDVYPQGLASQLAAFVLDPRPGEAVLDLCAAPGGKTLDLAARLGPGADLAAVEASKPRFFRLRANLERAGAGSVRTYLHDGRRTGDKVPGRFDAVLLDAPCSGDTRLRGGDDPSAWSVSKARRLGRKQRDLLASAIRCTRPGGRVLYATCSMCPEENEAVIDAALRGGAVAAEPVELPAGLAIPGLGAWRSETFDAGVTRARRVLPAGPHEGFFLALLRVR, encoded by the coding sequence TTGCGCGAGGCCGGCTTCCCGGAGGCCTGGATCCAGCGGCTCCCCGGGCTCGTGCCCGCAGAGCGGCTCCAAGCGGCGGCGGAGCACTTCCTGGCGCCGCGCCCCGTCGCCCTCCGCGTCAACACGCTCCGCTTGGAGCCGCGGACCGCGGCCGCGGCGCTCGCGCGGGACGGCCTGCCGGCCGAACCGGTGGCGTGGTCCGCGGCGGCGTTCACGGTGGATCCGCGGCGGCGGGCGTTGCTGGTCCGTCACCCGCTCGTGGAGCAAGGCGACGTCTACCCCCAGGGGCTCGCGTCGCAGCTGGCCGCTTTCGTGCTGGATCCGCGGCCGGGCGAGGCGGTGCTGGACCTGTGCGCCGCGCCCGGGGGCAAGACGCTCGACCTCGCCGCCCGGCTGGGGCCCGGTGCCGACCTGGCCGCCGTGGAGGCGAGCAAGCCGCGGTTCTTCCGCCTGAGGGCGAACCTCGAGCGGGCGGGGGCGGGCTCCGTGCGCACCTACCTGCACGACGGCCGCCGGACCGGGGACAAGGTGCCCGGCCGCTTCGACGCCGTGCTGCTCGACGCGCCCTGCTCCGGCGACACCCGGCTGCGGGGAGGAGACGATCCCTCCGCGTGGTCGGTGTCGAAGGCGAGGCGGCTGGGCAGGAAGCAGCGTGACCTGCTCGCCTCGGCGATCCGCTGCACGCGGCCGGGCGGGCGCGTCCTCTACGCGACCTGCTCGATGTGCCCCGAGGAGAACGAGGCCGTGATCGACGCCGCGCTGAGGGGGGGTGCCGTGGCGGCGGAGCCGGTGGAGCTGCCGGCCGGTCTGGCGATCCCGGGGCTGGGCGCTTGGCGGAGCGAGACCTTCGACGCCGGCGTCACCCGCGCCCGCCGGGTGCTGCCGGCGGGGCCGCACGAGGGCTTCTTCTTGGCGCTGCTCCGCGTGCGCTGA
- the rny gene encoding ribonuclease Y: protein MNTDPLTPSLAVLSEPQNLWLVLFALAGGLILGYVVSRQSGARSLAATRREIETKLAAAEQEGRIRAKQIELDARNAVAERREGLEKELQGDRDKLVESQRRLTKREDLLDTKLATLAARERAMGEQDERHERLKAALAKREDRINGCERELAAERAAFDKEHRETLLRAARMSEEEAKREALTALTNACQEEAAAIVKASQERAAADAKQEAMRITLEAIQRYASEHSAESTSNTVKIEDDAMKGRVIGREGRNIRAFEAAMGVDVVVDDTPGIITVSCFDPVRRATATEALTILLKDGRIHPARIEEVVEKVSEDFTERIQKFGRDAANEVHLPGLHPRVIEAMGRMHYRTSYGQNILRHSVEVAFLCQVIADELGLDGALARRCGFLHDLGKAMDHDVEGGHPRIGADFLRKHGERSEAVLNAVEGHHNDVIATTPYTPVVMAADAISGARPGARRETMEKYVKRLRELEGIARRTRGVREAYAIQAGREVRVIVDPHGIDDAGCHVMARSIAQRVSDEMSFPGEIKITVMREMRTVDFAR, encoded by the coding sequence ATGAACACCGACCCCCTCACGCCCTCGCTGGCGGTCCTCAGCGAGCCGCAGAACCTCTGGCTCGTGCTGTTCGCGCTCGCCGGCGGCCTCATCCTCGGCTACGTGGTCAGCCGGCAGTCCGGCGCCCGCAGCCTCGCGGCCACGCGGCGGGAGATCGAGACCAAGCTCGCGGCCGCCGAGCAGGAAGGCCGCATCCGCGCCAAGCAGATCGAGCTCGACGCCCGGAACGCGGTCGCCGAGCGGCGGGAGGGCCTGGAGAAGGAGCTGCAGGGCGACCGCGACAAGCTCGTCGAGTCGCAGCGGCGGCTGACCAAGCGGGAGGACCTGCTCGACACGAAGCTGGCCACCCTCGCCGCCCGGGAGCGGGCGATGGGGGAGCAGGACGAGCGCCACGAGCGGCTCAAGGCGGCGCTGGCCAAGCGGGAGGACCGCATCAACGGGTGCGAGCGCGAGCTGGCCGCCGAGCGGGCGGCGTTCGACAAGGAGCACCGCGAGACGCTGCTCCGAGCCGCCCGCATGAGCGAGGAGGAGGCCAAGCGCGAGGCGCTGACGGCGCTGACCAACGCCTGCCAGGAGGAAGCCGCCGCCATCGTGAAGGCTTCGCAGGAGCGGGCGGCGGCCGACGCCAAGCAGGAGGCGATGCGGATCACCCTCGAAGCGATTCAGCGGTACGCCAGCGAGCACTCCGCCGAGAGCACGTCGAACACGGTCAAGATCGAGGACGACGCGATGAAGGGGCGCGTCATCGGCCGCGAGGGCCGCAACATCCGCGCCTTCGAAGCCGCGATGGGCGTGGACGTCGTGGTGGACGACACGCCGGGCATCATCACGGTGTCCTGCTTCGACCCGGTCCGCAGGGCGACGGCCACCGAGGCGCTCACGATCCTGCTCAAGGACGGCCGCATCCACCCCGCCCGCATCGAGGAGGTCGTGGAGAAGGTCAGCGAGGACTTCACCGAGCGGATCCAGAAGTTCGGCCGGGACGCCGCCAACGAGGTCCACCTGCCCGGCCTGCACCCCAGGGTGATCGAGGCGATGGGCCGGATGCACTACCGCACGAGCTACGGGCAGAACATCCTCCGCCACTCGGTGGAGGTCGCCTTCCTGTGCCAGGTCATCGCGGACGAGCTGGGGCTCGACGGGGCCCTCGCCCGCCGCTGCGGCTTCCTGCACGACCTGGGCAAGGCCATGGACCACGACGTGGAGGGCGGCCACCCCCGCATCGGTGCCGACTTTCTGCGCAAGCACGGGGAGAGGTCCGAGGCGGTGCTGAACGCCGTCGAGGGCCACCACAACGACGTGATCGCGACGACGCCTTACACGCCGGTGGTGATGGCGGCGGACGCGATTTCGGGCGCCCGGCCCGGCGCCCGCCGCGAGACGATGGAGAAGTACGTCAAGCGGCTGCGCGAGCTCGAGGGCATCGCGCGGCGGACCCGGGGGGTCCGGGAGGCCTACGCCATCCAGGCCGGCCGGGAGGTCCGCGTCATCGTCGACCCGCACGGCATCGACGACGCGGGGTGCCACGTCATGGCCCGCTCGATCGCGCAGCGGGTCAGCGACGAGATGAGCTTCCCCGGCGAGATCAAGATCACGGTGATGCGCGAGATGCGGACCGTCGACTTCGCCCGCTGA
- a CDS encoding HAMP domain-containing sensor histidine kinase produces the protein MPPSLPNLPTIRLSLAAKCQLLFGLAVLLILTAALLVVGLRMQALVTEGPLRRSRDLAGLYLDGRIDLAAPPGPGATGEAAGLVLGRVDDAEVDGLSDTNPFLAAAAERFRADPAAVELGEAAEDADGTRFYRYARAIRGVPPADDPGDPGDPEAAEPPAPLAAVLLVEIRDSEVAAQLLRNRVYIVAAGLLAGLLAITTFWFVTTRLVLSPVRVLRGYALRVANGDLSLRSDINTGDEFEQLSDVFNQMLDGLKNKQDQLFRVNKSLDLKLVELAESNVTLYEANKMKNEFLANVSHELRTPLNSIIGFAEVLQSSLDAEEAERPRNDSAAQAEKRQRYAGNIILSSKRLLELINDLLDLAKIEAGRLEVRLAPVSLRDTCEGLAALIRPLAEKKNVAVKVRLEPGLPTLTTDAGKLQQILFNLLANAVKFSPPGGVVTLGVGEEDATGRLLFRVSDQGPGVAPEDQERIFEKFIQLETSVTRAHGGTGLGLTISRELAELLGGTIHVQSRGPSAETPRSDGGPRRTLTTRDGPGPGATFLLTLPRNRPSGRR, from the coding sequence GTGCCTCCGAGCCTCCCCAACCTCCCGACGATCCGCCTCTCGCTCGCCGCGAAGTGCCAGCTGCTGTTCGGGCTTGCGGTGCTGCTGATCCTCACCGCGGCGCTGCTGGTCGTCGGGCTGCGCATGCAGGCGCTGGTGACCGAGGGCCCGCTCCGCCGCTCGCGCGACCTCGCGGGGCTGTACCTCGACGGCCGGATCGACCTGGCCGCCCCGCCGGGGCCCGGGGCGACCGGGGAGGCCGCCGGGCTCGTGCTCGGCCGGGTGGACGACGCGGAGGTCGACGGACTCTCGGACACCAACCCCTTCCTCGCGGCCGCCGCCGAGCGTTTCCGCGCCGACCCCGCCGCCGTCGAGCTCGGCGAGGCCGCGGAGGACGCGGACGGCACCCGCTTCTACCGCTACGCCCGCGCGATCCGCGGCGTCCCGCCCGCGGACGATCCCGGCGATCCCGGCGATCCCGAAGCGGCCGAGCCCCCCGCCCCGCTCGCCGCCGTCCTGCTTGTGGAGATCCGCGACTCCGAGGTCGCGGCCCAGCTGCTCCGCAACCGCGTGTACATCGTCGCCGCCGGCCTGCTCGCGGGCCTGCTGGCGATCACCACCTTCTGGTTCGTGACCACGCGGCTGGTGCTCTCGCCGGTGCGGGTGCTGCGGGGCTATGCGCTCCGCGTGGCCAACGGCGACCTCTCGCTGCGGAGCGACATCAACACCGGCGACGAGTTCGAGCAGCTCTCCGACGTGTTCAACCAGATGCTCGACGGGCTCAAGAACAAGCAGGACCAGCTGTTCCGGGTCAACAAGTCGCTGGACCTCAAGCTCGTCGAGCTCGCCGAGAGCAACGTCACGCTCTACGAGGCGAACAAGATGAAGAACGAGTTCCTCGCGAACGTGAGCCACGAGCTGCGGACGCCGCTGAACTCGATCATCGGCTTCGCCGAGGTGCTGCAGAGCAGCCTCGACGCCGAGGAGGCGGAGCGGCCGCGGAACGACTCCGCGGCCCAGGCCGAGAAGCGCCAGCGGTACGCGGGCAACATCATCCTCTCCAGCAAGCGGCTGCTCGAGCTCATCAACGACCTGCTGGACCTCGCGAAGATCGAGGCCGGCCGGCTGGAGGTCCGCCTCGCCCCGGTCTCGCTCCGCGACACCTGCGAAGGCCTGGCCGCGCTCATCCGGCCGCTCGCGGAGAAGAAGAACGTCGCCGTCAAGGTGCGGCTGGAGCCCGGCCTGCCCACGCTGACCACCGACGCGGGCAAGCTGCAGCAGATCCTCTTCAACCTGCTCGCCAACGCCGTGAAGTTCAGCCCGCCCGGCGGCGTGGTGACCCTGGGCGTGGGGGAGGAGGACGCGACGGGGCGGCTGCTCTTCCGCGTGAGCGACCAGGGGCCCGGCGTCGCCCCCGAGGACCAGGAGCGCATCTTCGAGAAGTTCATCCAGCTCGAAACCAGCGTCACCCGCGCCCACGGCGGCACCGGCCTGGGCCTGACGATCTCGCGGGAGCTGGCGGAGCTGCTCGGCGGGACGATCCACGTGCAGAGCCGCGGACCGTCGGCCGAAACCCCCCGAAGCGACGGCGGTCCGCGGCGGACGCTTACCACGCGGGACGGCCCCGGGCCCGGCGCGACCTTCCTGCTGACGCTGCCCCGGAACCGCCCAAGCGGGAGGCGCTGA
- a CDS encoding DUF3465 domain-containing protein: MAKPKRDARKTGAAGWGRTLLTLLPPVLKLLRAVFRKRSGGTGRAPARPAGRGNMRPGPRGPSPAMKRAKERQKAGRREGRTAPPKRVKPRRGEDPLTALQRAGAEGHWTRGDGVVFRCLPDDLDGSRHQRFLVKLSDGHVIKVSHNIDLAERVPAQEGDRLGFAGDFESNELGGALHWTHLDPRGWHPDGWIDHRGKRYE, from the coding sequence ATGGCGAAGCCGAAGCGGGACGCGAGGAAGACCGGGGCAGCGGGCTGGGGGCGGACCCTGTTGACGCTGCTCCCGCCGGTGCTCAAGCTGCTGAGGGCGGTCTTCCGCAAACGCAGCGGCGGCACGGGCCGCGCCCCCGCCCGCCCGGCGGGCCGCGGCAACATGCGGCCGGGGCCGCGGGGGCCGTCGCCCGCGATGAAGCGGGCGAAGGAGCGGCAGAAGGCGGGGAGGCGGGAGGGCCGCACCGCCCCACCCAAGCGGGTGAAGCCCCGCCGCGGCGAGGACCCGCTCACGGCCCTGCAGCGGGCCGGGGCCGAGGGGCACTGGACCCGGGGCGACGGGGTCGTCTTCCGCTGCCTGCCCGACGACCTCGACGGCTCGCGGCACCAGCGCTTCCTCGTGAAGCTCTCCGACGGCCACGTCATCAAGGTCTCGCACAACATCGACCTCGCGGAGCGGGTGCCGGCGCAGGAGGGCGACCGGCTCGGCTTCGCCGGAGACTTCGAGAGCAACGAGCTCGGCGGGGCGTTGCACTGGACGCACCTGGACCCCAGGGGCTGGCACCCCGACGGCTGGATCGACCACCGGGGCAAGCGGTACGAGTGA